From a single Bufo bufo chromosome 9, aBufBuf1.1, whole genome shotgun sequence genomic region:
- the RPS19BP1 gene encoding active regulator of SIRT1, with amino-acid sequence MPEVVGYWWWKSHVWTAVAGSGGNMSAALLRKGLELLGSDSGGIKKRPGGNNQQAALSSHKIGMKKQRRRLKQQGKPQNQKASAKNRVIRSAVEEYKKQTAKDHLAQNLKYMLGTQAIANEVSCHKILNQHFGRKAKDQRVKKQKKVVEKSVFTDQDFEKFQKEYFGAR; translated from the exons ATGCCGGAAGTTGTAGGTTACTGGTGGTGGAAATCACACGTGTGGACTGCTGTGGCCGGCAGTGGAGGGAACATGTCCGCGGCGCTGCTCAGGAAGGGGCTGGAGCTGCTGGGCTCTGATTCCGGCG GTATAAAGAAAAGACCAGGAGGCAACAATCAGCAAGCAGCATTAAGTAGCCACAAGATAGGAATGAAGAAACAGCGCCGGAGACTAAAGCAGCAAGGAAAGCCCCAAAACCAGAAAGCATCAGCCAAAAACAGAGTGATCAGATCGGCCGTGG AGGAGTACAAGAAGCAAACCGCGAAGGATCATCTCGCACAGAACCTCAAGTACATGCTTGGTACACAAGCTATTGCAAATGAAGTCTCGTGCCACAAG ATTCTGAATCAGCACTTTGGACGGAAAGCAAAAGACCAGCGTGTCAAAAAGCAAAAGAAGGTGGTAGAAAAGTCTGTCTTTACAGATCAGGACTTCGAAAAGTTTCAGAAAGAGTATTTTGGAGCCAGATAG